Proteins encoded by one window of Tubulanus polymorphus chromosome 7, tnTubPoly1.2, whole genome shotgun sequence:
- the LOC141909359 gene encoding choline transporter-like protein 2 isoform X3, translating into MGATKDADAKDDGPTEETGLVKKEYKGEPFKYDPTFKGPIKNRSCTDIICCLLFFVFILGLVAVAFLAFSRGDPKMLLYPTDSEGNICGTGKFTDRPNLFFFDLLACARMGPAVAINGCPTPQVCVKSCPTNYWTFIQDEVTNNRNNLICLYDVDPKSAQYSSKSLTQLVQDKLCAGYTVKSVPMVGRCVPAIFTTLLNKTQKLVSQVGNQNFTLTGPNNETITGSELEQGSKYLAIMMSAMDVAQSVLADLEASWWMLIVGLVISAIIALIWILIMRWIAGVMVWLSLILFIALFAFGTYYGFKEYVRLKDSVGSQGALEFKLNLSYYAARQETWLAIGIICAVILGIVLLILLILRNRIRIAISIIKETSKVISYPYPDRAVGNMMFTLLWPLFPFVLQLGVFGLWGAITIFLASSGKAQSKANVTTTNSSGNPVFDLIDCSTLPANSSQLKFCHFVKYGGNEYTIYLQIYNLFMLFWLMNFVVALGQMTLAGAFASYYWAFSKPADIPAFPLSASFWRCIRYHLGSIAFGSLIIAIIQLIRAMLEYLDHKLKGSENPVAKFFLKCLKCFFWCLEKFMKFLNKNAYILIAVYGKNFCTSAKNAFFLILRNIVRVVVIDKVTDFVIFIAKLVVVGATTVAAFFFFDGRIPFISNYSPNLQYNLVPVIVIAIGSYIIAACFFSVYNMGVDTLFLCFLEDLERHDGSPEKPYYMSKELMRILGKKNKKPKATEKEAEKDG; encoded by the exons ATGGGTGCGACTAAAGATGCCGACGCCAAAGACGACGGGCCAACTGAGGAAACCGGCCTCGTTAAAAAAGAATACAAGG GCGAACCTTTCAAGTATGACCCGACGTTCAAAGGGCCGATAAAAAACCG ATCATGCACAGATATTATTTGCTGCCTTTTATTTTTTGTGTTCATTTTGGGTTTGGTAGCAGTAGCATTCCTCG CATTCAGCAGGGGAGACCCAAAAATGTTACTGTACCCGACTGACTCTGAGGGCAATATTTGTGGTACTGGCAAGTTTAC AGATCGGccgaatttgtttttcttcgaTTTATTGGCTTGTGCCCGTATGGGTCCGGCGGTCGCGATCAACGGATGTCCTACACCTCAG GTGTGCGTGAAATCGTGCCCTACGAATTATTGGACCTTTATACAAGACGAGGTGACAAACAATCGAAACAATTTAATCTGTTTGTACGACGTGGATCCGAAATCGGCGCAATATTCGTCGAAG TCTTTGACACAGCTGGTTCAAGATAAATTGTGCGCTGGATATACTGTTAAAAGTGTACCAA TGGTTGGTCGATGTGTGCCGGCGATATTTACCACTTTGCTGAACAAAACGCAAAAACTCGTCAGCCAGGTCGGCAACCAAAACTTTACCCTGACCGGTCCTAATAATGAAACTATCACTGGTAGTGAGCTCGAACAAGGATCAAA GTATCTGGCGATAATGATGAGCGCTATGGATGTAGCTCAGTCAGTGTTAGCTGATCTTGAAGCTTCCTGGTGGATGCTTATAGT TGGACTCGTCATATCTGCAATAATTGCTTTAATTTGGATTCTGATTATGAGGTGGATCGCTGGAGTCATGGTTTGGTTGTCGCTTATCTTGTTCATCGCGCTTTTCGCGTTCG GAACGTATTATGGTTTCAAGGAATATGTTCGACTGAAGGACTCTGTCGGTTCGCAGGGAGCCCTCGAGTTTAAATTGAATCTATCGTACTATGCGGCGCGACAAGAAACCTGGTTAGCTATTG GAATCATCTGTGCTGTGATTTTGGGAATCGTTTTGTTGATTCTTTTGATTTTACGCAACCGTATTCGAATTGCTATTTCTATTATTAAGGAAACGAGCAA AGTAATTTCATATCCCTATCCAGACAG AGCTGTTGGTAACATGATGTTCACTTTATTGTGGCCGTTGTTCCCATTTGTCCTTCAACTCGGAGTTTTTGGCTTGTGGGGAGCGATAACGATATTCTTGGCGTCGTCTGGTAAAGCTCAATCTAAAGCAAACGTCACGACTACTAATTCATCAGGAAATCCTGTAttcgacttgatcgattgtTCCACACTA CCAGCAAATTCATCGCAGCTGAAGTTTtgtcattttgtgaaatacGGCGGAAATGA GTACACGATTTATCTACAAATCTACAATCTGTTCATGTTGTTCTGGTTGATGAATTTCGTCGTCGCATTAGGTCAGATGACTTTAGCCGGAGCATTCGCCTCGTATTACTGGGCATTCTCGAAACCAGCCGATATCCCCGCGTTCCCTCTCTCCGCATCATTTTGGAGATGTATTCG ATACCATCTCGGCTCTATTGCGTTTGGTTCATTGATTATCGCAATTATTCAATTGATACGTGCAATGCTTGAATACCTTGATCATAAGCTGAAAGGCTCGGAAAATCCAGTCGCAAAGTTTTTCTTGAA gtgtttgaaatgtttcttCTGGTGTCTTGAGAAGTTCATGAAATTCCTCAATAAGAATGCGTACATCTTG ATTGCGGTATATGGTAAAAACTTTTGTACGTCAGCAAAGAATGCattctttttgattttgaGGAATATTGTAAG GGTTGTGGTTATTGACAAAGTGACCGATTTTGTCATATTCATCGCGAAGCTAGTAGTGGTCGGAGCTACAA CTGTAGCTGCGTTTTTCTTCTTCGACGGGCGAATTCCgtttatcagtaattattcGCCTAACCTACAGTACAACCTAGTCCCAGTTATC GTAATCGCTATTGGATCATACATTATAGCCGCCTGCTTCTTCAGTGTTTATAACATGGGAGTGGATACTTTATTCTTATGTTTCC TGGAAGATTTGGAGCGACATGACGGCTCGCCCGAGAAACCGTACTACATGTCGAAGGAGCTGATGAGAATTCTCGGCAAGAAAAACAAGAAACCGAAAGCGACTGAAAAAGAGGCGGAGAAAGATGGCTAA
- the LOC141909359 gene encoding choline transporter-like protein 2 isoform X2 encodes MGATKDADAKDDGPTEETGLVKKEYKGEPFKYDPTFKGPIKNRSCTDVICLLVFLAFLTGLAAIAGIAFSRGDPKMLLYPTDSEGNICGTGKFTDRPNLFFFDLLACARMGPAVAINGCPTPQVCVKSCPTNYWTFIQDEVTNNRNNLICLYDVDPKSAQYSSKSLTQLVQDKLCAGYTVKSVPMVGRCVPAIFTTLLNKTQKLVSQVGNQNFTLTGPNNETITGSELEQGSKYLAIMMSAMDVAQSVLADLEASWWMLIVGLVISAIIALIWILIMRWIAGVMVWLSLILFIALFAFGTYYGFKEYVRLKDSVGSQGALEFKLNLSYYAARQETWLAIGIICAVILGIVLLILLILRNRIRIAISIIKETSKVISYPYPDRAVGNMMFTLLWPLFPFVLQLGVFGLWGAITIFLASSGKAQSKANVTTTNSSGNPVFDLIDCSTLPANSSQLKFCHFVKYGGNEYTIYLQIYNLFMLFWLMNFVVALGQMTLAGAFASYYWAFSKPADIPAFPLSASFWRCIRYHLGSIAFGSLIIAIIQLIRAMLEYLDHKLKGSENPVAKFFLKCLKCFFWCLEKFMKFLNKNAYILIAVYGKNFCTSAKNAFFLILRNIVRVVVIDKVTDFVIFIAKLVVVGATTCLFMLLQGTLKKYEFVSSVIDNLKNPAGIIVVIAIGSYIIAACFFSVYNMGVDTLFLCFLEDLERHDGSPEKPYYMSKELMRILGKKNKKPKATEKEAEKDG; translated from the exons ATGGGTGCGACTAAAGATGCCGACGCCAAAGACGACGGGCCAACTGAGGAAACCGGCCTCGTTAAAAAAGAATACAAGG GCGAACCTTTCAAGTATGACCCGACGTTCAAAGGGCCGATAAAAAACCG ATCATGTACGGATGTTATATGTCTGCTAGTGTTCCTTGCATTTCTCACCGGACTGGCCGCAATTGCTGGCATTG CATTCAGCAGGGGAGACCCAAAAATGTTACTGTACCCGACTGACTCTGAGGGCAATATTTGTGGTACTGGCAAGTTTAC AGATCGGccgaatttgtttttcttcgaTTTATTGGCTTGTGCCCGTATGGGTCCGGCGGTCGCGATCAACGGATGTCCTACACCTCAG GTGTGCGTGAAATCGTGCCCTACGAATTATTGGACCTTTATACAAGACGAGGTGACAAACAATCGAAACAATTTAATCTGTTTGTACGACGTGGATCCGAAATCGGCGCAATATTCGTCGAAG TCTTTGACACAGCTGGTTCAAGATAAATTGTGCGCTGGATATACTGTTAAAAGTGTACCAA TGGTTGGTCGATGTGTGCCGGCGATATTTACCACTTTGCTGAACAAAACGCAAAAACTCGTCAGCCAGGTCGGCAACCAAAACTTTACCCTGACCGGTCCTAATAATGAAACTATCACTGGTAGTGAGCTCGAACAAGGATCAAA GTATCTGGCGATAATGATGAGCGCTATGGATGTAGCTCAGTCAGTGTTAGCTGATCTTGAAGCTTCCTGGTGGATGCTTATAGT TGGACTCGTCATATCTGCAATAATTGCTTTAATTTGGATTCTGATTATGAGGTGGATCGCTGGAGTCATGGTTTGGTTGTCGCTTATCTTGTTCATCGCGCTTTTCGCGTTCG GAACGTATTATGGTTTCAAGGAATATGTTCGACTGAAGGACTCTGTCGGTTCGCAGGGAGCCCTCGAGTTTAAATTGAATCTATCGTACTATGCGGCGCGACAAGAAACCTGGTTAGCTATTG GAATCATCTGTGCTGTGATTTTGGGAATCGTTTTGTTGATTCTTTTGATTTTACGCAACCGTATTCGAATTGCTATTTCTATTATTAAGGAAACGAGCAA AGTAATTTCATATCCCTATCCAGACAG AGCTGTTGGTAACATGATGTTCACTTTATTGTGGCCGTTGTTCCCATTTGTCCTTCAACTCGGAGTTTTTGGCTTGTGGGGAGCGATAACGATATTCTTGGCGTCGTCTGGTAAAGCTCAATCTAAAGCAAACGTCACGACTACTAATTCATCAGGAAATCCTGTAttcgacttgatcgattgtTCCACACTA CCAGCAAATTCATCGCAGCTGAAGTTTtgtcattttgtgaaatacGGCGGAAATGA GTACACGATTTATCTACAAATCTACAATCTGTTCATGTTGTTCTGGTTGATGAATTTCGTCGTCGCATTAGGTCAGATGACTTTAGCCGGAGCATTCGCCTCGTATTACTGGGCATTCTCGAAACCAGCCGATATCCCCGCGTTCCCTCTCTCCGCATCATTTTGGAGATGTATTCG ATACCATCTCGGCTCTATTGCGTTTGGTTCATTGATTATCGCAATTATTCAATTGATACGTGCAATGCTTGAATACCTTGATCATAAGCTGAAAGGCTCGGAAAATCCAGTCGCAAAGTTTTTCTTGAA gtgtttgaaatgtttcttCTGGTGTCTTGAGAAGTTCATGAAATTCCTCAATAAGAATGCGTACATCTTG ATTGCGGTATATGGTAAAAACTTTTGTACGTCAGCAAAGAATGCattctttttgattttgaGGAATATTGTAAG GGTTGTGGTTATTGACAAAGTGACCGATTTTGTCATATTCATCGCGAAGCTAGTAGTGGTCGGAGCTACAA CTTGTTTGTTTATGCTGTTGCAAGGGacattaaaaaaatatgaGTTTGTCTCGTCGGTAATTGATAATCTAAAAAATCCTGCGGGCATTATCGTT GTAATCGCTATTGGATCATACATTATAGCCGCCTGCTTCTTCAGTGTTTATAACATGGGAGTGGATACTTTATTCTTATGTTTCC TGGAAGATTTGGAGCGACATGACGGCTCGCCCGAGAAACCGTACTACATGTCGAAGGAGCTGATGAGAATTCTCGGCAAGAAAAACAAGAAACCGAAAGCGACTGAAAAAGAGGCGGAGAAAGATGGCTAA
- the LOC141909359 gene encoding choline transporter-like protein 2 isoform X1: MGATKDADAKDDGPTEETGLVKKEYKGEPFKYDPTFKGPIKNRSCTDIICCLLFFVFILGLVAVAFLAFSRGDPKMLLYPTDSEGNICGTGKFTDRPNLFFFDLLACARMGPAVAINGCPTPQVCVKSCPTNYWTFIQDEVTNNRNNLICLYDVDPKSAQYSSKSLTQLVQDKLCAGYTVKSVPMVGRCVPAIFTTLLNKTQKLVSQVGNQNFTLTGPNNETITGSELEQGSKYLAIMMSAMDVAQSVLADLEASWWMLIVGLVISAIIALIWILIMRWIAGVMVWLSLILFIALFAFGTYYGFKEYVRLKDSVGSQGALEFKLNLSYYAARQETWLAIGIICAVILGIVLLILLILRNRIRIAISIIKETSKVISYPYPDRAVGNMMFTLLWPLFPFVLQLGVFGLWGAITIFLASSGKAQSKANVTTTNSSGNPVFDLIDCSTLPANSSQLKFCHFVKYGGNEYTIYLQIYNLFMLFWLMNFVVALGQMTLAGAFASYYWAFSKPADIPAFPLSASFWRCIRYHLGSIAFGSLIIAIIQLIRAMLEYLDHKLKGSENPVAKFFLKCLKCFFWCLEKFMKFLNKNAYILIAVYGKNFCTSAKNAFFLILRNIVRVVVIDKVTDFVIFIAKLVVVGATTCLFMLLQGTLKKYEFVSSVIDNLKNPAGIIVVIAIGSYIIAACFFSVYNMGVDTLFLCFLEDLERHDGSPEKPYYMSKELMRILGKKNKKPKATEKEAEKDG, translated from the exons ATGGGTGCGACTAAAGATGCCGACGCCAAAGACGACGGGCCAACTGAGGAAACCGGCCTCGTTAAAAAAGAATACAAGG GCGAACCTTTCAAGTATGACCCGACGTTCAAAGGGCCGATAAAAAACCG ATCATGCACAGATATTATTTGCTGCCTTTTATTTTTTGTGTTCATTTTGGGTTTGGTAGCAGTAGCATTCCTCG CATTCAGCAGGGGAGACCCAAAAATGTTACTGTACCCGACTGACTCTGAGGGCAATATTTGTGGTACTGGCAAGTTTAC AGATCGGccgaatttgtttttcttcgaTTTATTGGCTTGTGCCCGTATGGGTCCGGCGGTCGCGATCAACGGATGTCCTACACCTCAG GTGTGCGTGAAATCGTGCCCTACGAATTATTGGACCTTTATACAAGACGAGGTGACAAACAATCGAAACAATTTAATCTGTTTGTACGACGTGGATCCGAAATCGGCGCAATATTCGTCGAAG TCTTTGACACAGCTGGTTCAAGATAAATTGTGCGCTGGATATACTGTTAAAAGTGTACCAA TGGTTGGTCGATGTGTGCCGGCGATATTTACCACTTTGCTGAACAAAACGCAAAAACTCGTCAGCCAGGTCGGCAACCAAAACTTTACCCTGACCGGTCCTAATAATGAAACTATCACTGGTAGTGAGCTCGAACAAGGATCAAA GTATCTGGCGATAATGATGAGCGCTATGGATGTAGCTCAGTCAGTGTTAGCTGATCTTGAAGCTTCCTGGTGGATGCTTATAGT TGGACTCGTCATATCTGCAATAATTGCTTTAATTTGGATTCTGATTATGAGGTGGATCGCTGGAGTCATGGTTTGGTTGTCGCTTATCTTGTTCATCGCGCTTTTCGCGTTCG GAACGTATTATGGTTTCAAGGAATATGTTCGACTGAAGGACTCTGTCGGTTCGCAGGGAGCCCTCGAGTTTAAATTGAATCTATCGTACTATGCGGCGCGACAAGAAACCTGGTTAGCTATTG GAATCATCTGTGCTGTGATTTTGGGAATCGTTTTGTTGATTCTTTTGATTTTACGCAACCGTATTCGAATTGCTATTTCTATTATTAAGGAAACGAGCAA AGTAATTTCATATCCCTATCCAGACAG AGCTGTTGGTAACATGATGTTCACTTTATTGTGGCCGTTGTTCCCATTTGTCCTTCAACTCGGAGTTTTTGGCTTGTGGGGAGCGATAACGATATTCTTGGCGTCGTCTGGTAAAGCTCAATCTAAAGCAAACGTCACGACTACTAATTCATCAGGAAATCCTGTAttcgacttgatcgattgtTCCACACTA CCAGCAAATTCATCGCAGCTGAAGTTTtgtcattttgtgaaatacGGCGGAAATGA GTACACGATTTATCTACAAATCTACAATCTGTTCATGTTGTTCTGGTTGATGAATTTCGTCGTCGCATTAGGTCAGATGACTTTAGCCGGAGCATTCGCCTCGTATTACTGGGCATTCTCGAAACCAGCCGATATCCCCGCGTTCCCTCTCTCCGCATCATTTTGGAGATGTATTCG ATACCATCTCGGCTCTATTGCGTTTGGTTCATTGATTATCGCAATTATTCAATTGATACGTGCAATGCTTGAATACCTTGATCATAAGCTGAAAGGCTCGGAAAATCCAGTCGCAAAGTTTTTCTTGAA gtgtttgaaatgtttcttCTGGTGTCTTGAGAAGTTCATGAAATTCCTCAATAAGAATGCGTACATCTTG ATTGCGGTATATGGTAAAAACTTTTGTACGTCAGCAAAGAATGCattctttttgattttgaGGAATATTGTAAG GGTTGTGGTTATTGACAAAGTGACCGATTTTGTCATATTCATCGCGAAGCTAGTAGTGGTCGGAGCTACAA CTTGTTTGTTTATGCTGTTGCAAGGGacattaaaaaaatatgaGTTTGTCTCGTCGGTAATTGATAATCTAAAAAATCCTGCGGGCATTATCGTT GTAATCGCTATTGGATCATACATTATAGCCGCCTGCTTCTTCAGTGTTTATAACATGGGAGTGGATACTTTATTCTTATGTTTCC TGGAAGATTTGGAGCGACATGACGGCTCGCCCGAGAAACCGTACTACATGTCGAAGGAGCTGATGAGAATTCTCGGCAAGAAAAACAAGAAACCGAAAGCGACTGAAAAAGAGGCGGAGAAAGATGGCTAA